In the genome of Streptomyces sp. V2I9, one region contains:
- the ehuB gene encoding ectoine/hydroxyectoine ABC transporter substrate-binding protein EhuB, which produces MAEFPNLSRRGFLNGTAAVGGLLVVPGLLTACSRTDAGSATGEGALDKLRKQGFVRVAYANEAPYGYLEGKELKGEAPTLHREIFKALGVDELKPTLSEWDGLIPGLQAGKYDVVSAGMAITPERCGNAIFSEPEFISPTALMVRKGNPKKVTDLASAKEAGITVGVMSGAVEGSYAKGAGIPEDRIKTLQKPQDGADAVEGGRIDAFLLTGISLRWLAKTNPDTEVTEAFVPELDGKEQFSPGGAVFRKGNEDLRDSFNRELKKIVSDRSRYVQLLEPYGFGETEIPPADLKTADLCTG; this is translated from the coding sequence ATGGCTGAATTCCCGAACCTGTCCCGCCGGGGTTTCCTCAACGGAACGGCGGCCGTGGGCGGCCTCCTCGTCGTTCCCGGCCTCCTCACCGCGTGCAGCAGGACCGACGCCGGTTCCGCGACGGGCGAGGGCGCCCTCGACAAGCTCCGCAAGCAGGGCTTCGTACGGGTGGCGTACGCCAACGAGGCCCCGTACGGGTACCTGGAGGGCAAGGAGCTCAAGGGCGAGGCCCCGACGCTGCACCGGGAGATCTTCAAGGCGCTCGGGGTGGACGAGCTGAAGCCGACGCTCTCCGAGTGGGACGGGCTGATCCCCGGACTCCAGGCCGGGAAGTACGACGTGGTCAGCGCGGGCATGGCCATCACCCCGGAGCGCTGCGGCAACGCGATCTTCTCCGAGCCGGAGTTCATCTCGCCGACCGCGCTGATGGTGAGGAAGGGCAACCCGAAGAAGGTCACCGACCTGGCCTCCGCGAAGGAGGCGGGGATCACCGTCGGAGTCATGTCCGGTGCGGTCGAGGGAAGTTACGCCAAGGGCGCGGGGATACCCGAGGACAGGATCAAGACGCTGCAGAAGCCGCAGGACGGGGCCGACGCGGTCGAGGGCGGCCGGATCGACGCCTTCCTGCTCACCGGCATCTCGCTGCGCTGGCTGGCGAAGACCAATCCGGACACCGAGGTCACCGAGGCGTTCGTGCCCGAGCTGGACGGCAAGGAGCAGTTCTCCCCCGGCGGCGCGGTGTTCCGCAAGGGCAACGAGGACCTGCGGGACTCGTTCAACCGCGAGCTGAAGAAGATCGTCTCCGACCGTTCGCGCTATGTGCAGCTGCTGGAGCCGTACGGATTCGGGGAGACGGAGATCCCGCCCGCCGATCTGAAGACCGCGGATCTGTGCACGGGCTGA
- the ehuC gene encoding ectoine/hydroxyectoine ABC transporter permease subunit EhuC, which translates to MSDFFSLLAEEFPRVRSGLWVTLQATVLGALLAGALAFALGLTAGSGVLLVRGASRVVVEFFRGTSLYIQLFWLYYAMPLVTGYELTPVICGVVAFGLNFGAYGAEVVRGAINSVPRGQYEAAIALNLGPARRLWRVILPQAWVQMIPSFTNLLIQLLKATPLLWLISAADLMTVVQQLRDRTGETLTAYLTLLAAYFVLAYALTLLMNLLERSAKRRLGLDTGARSLFRSRSASATAVGGAR; encoded by the coding sequence ATGAGTGACTTCTTCTCCCTCCTCGCCGAGGAGTTCCCCCGCGTCCGGTCGGGTCTGTGGGTGACGCTCCAGGCCACGGTCCTCGGCGCCCTGCTGGCCGGGGCGCTGGCCTTCGCCCTCGGCCTCACGGCGGGCAGCGGAGTGCTGCTGGTGCGGGGCGCCTCACGGGTGGTCGTGGAGTTCTTCCGGGGCACCTCCCTCTACATCCAGCTGTTCTGGCTCTACTACGCGATGCCGCTGGTGACCGGCTACGAACTGACCCCGGTGATCTGCGGGGTGGTCGCGTTCGGCCTCAACTTCGGCGCGTACGGCGCGGAAGTGGTGCGGGGCGCGATCAACTCCGTGCCGCGCGGGCAGTACGAGGCCGCTATCGCGCTCAACCTCGGCCCGGCCAGGCGGCTGTGGAGGGTGATCCTGCCGCAGGCCTGGGTGCAGATGATCCCGAGCTTCACCAACCTGCTGATCCAGTTGCTGAAGGCGACCCCGTTGCTGTGGCTGATCTCGGCGGCCGATCTGATGACGGTGGTCCAGCAGTTGCGCGACCGCACCGGTGAGACCCTCACCGCCTATCTGACCCTGCTGGCCGCCTACTTCGTGCTGGCGTACGCCCTGACCCTGCTGATGAATCTGCTGGAGCGGAGCGCCAAGCGGCGGCTCGGCCTGGACACCGGTGCGAGGAGCCTGTTCAGGAGCCGCAGCGCGTCCGCGACGGCCGTGGGAGGTGCCCGGTGA
- a CDS encoding NAD(P)-dependent oxidoreductase: protein MPDPVLLVLDADPPPRLGRLTGRADVRFADAGTLAGLLPAADVLLVWDAASDAVRAAWPGPGRRPRWVHTAGVDVDRVLCPDLVASDTVLTNARGVFERAVAEQVAGLVLAFAQDLPGTLELRRQRTGRPRTGRQVAGTRAVVVGAGPVGREITRLLHGLGVTVALVGRTARRTIHGVADLDPLAARADWVIGAVPLTDGTHGMFDRRFFGLLQPSAHFLHVGRAACVVRADLVDAVERRWFAGAALDVSEDGPPLADDPLRDVPGLLAVPRVSGDTARWRDRLSERFVALYEQWARGEPLPEAVDKERGYVPSPDLSGPAGERVSTIVPDDHRSG from the coding sequence ATGCCGGATCCCGTCCTGCTCGTTCTCGACGCCGACCCGCCCCCGCGACTCGGCCGGCTGACCGGCCGGGCGGACGTGCGGTTCGCGGACGCCGGCACGCTCGCCGGACTGCTCCCGGCCGCCGACGTGCTGCTGGTGTGGGACGCCGCGTCGGACGCGGTACGGGCGGCCTGGCCGGGGCCTGGGCGGCGGCCGCGCTGGGTGCACACGGCGGGCGTCGACGTGGACCGGGTGCTCTGCCCGGACCTGGTCGCCTCCGACACCGTCCTCACCAACGCGCGGGGCGTCTTCGAGCGCGCGGTCGCCGAGCAGGTGGCAGGGCTCGTGCTCGCCTTCGCCCAGGACCTCCCCGGCACGCTGGAGCTCCGGCGGCAGCGGACCGGCCGCCCCCGCACGGGCCGTCAGGTCGCCGGCACGCGTGCCGTGGTGGTCGGCGCGGGGCCCGTCGGCCGGGAGATCACCCGGCTGCTGCACGGGCTGGGGGTGACCGTCGCCCTGGTGGGGCGGACCGCCCGGCGCACCATCCACGGGGTGGCGGACCTGGACCCGCTGGCGGCGCGGGCGGACTGGGTGATCGGGGCCGTCCCGCTGACCGACGGGACACACGGAATGTTCGACCGCCGCTTCTTCGGTCTGCTCCAGCCCTCGGCGCACTTCCTCCACGTGGGACGCGCGGCGTGCGTGGTGCGGGCCGACCTGGTGGACGCGGTGGAGCGCCGCTGGTTCGCGGGCGCGGCGCTCGACGTGTCCGAGGACGGGCCCCCGCTCGCGGATGACCCGTTGCGGGACGTACCGGGGCTGCTGGCCGTGCCGCGCGTGAGCGGGGACACGGCGCGGTGGCGCGACCGGCTGAGCGAGCGGTTCGTCGCGCTGTACGAACAGTGGGCGCGGGGCGAACCGTTGCCGGAAGCGGTCGACAAGGAACGCGGCTACGTCCCCTCCCCCGACCTCTCCGGTCCCGCCGGCGAACGCGTGAGCACCATCGTGCCGGATGATCACAGAAGTGGCTGA
- a CDS encoding LLM class flavin-dependent oxidoreductase, whose translation MDDIRGDQTSGGTDGGGADLDGIRGPAAGTAPVPLSVLDLVTVGQGRTASQALRTSVEIARLTERRGFHRFWVAEHHSMPGVASSSPAVILAHIAAHTERIRLGSGGVMLPNHAPLVIAEQFGTLEAMAPGRIDLGLGRAPGTDGATAAALRRSDRLNEGADDFPQQLMELIRFLDDTFPDGHPYSRIHAVPGPVQATAPGGVQSAHRPPVWLLGSSGFSARLAGTLGLPFAFAHHFSAQNTIPALDLYRESFRPSAVLDAPYALIGVSALAADDEREARRQVLTGALSMVRLRSGRPGLIPSPEEAEAYAFSPMEREFVDGWLANVVHGTADAVRSGLDGLAERTGADELMITANAHGGDARLRSYELIADAYGLPATA comes from the coding sequence GTGGACGACATCCGAGGCGACCAGACCAGCGGCGGCACGGACGGAGGCGGGGCCGACCTCGACGGCATCCGGGGCCCCGCGGCCGGAACGGCCCCCGTTCCGCTGTCCGTCCTGGACCTGGTCACCGTGGGGCAGGGCCGCACCGCCAGCCAGGCCCTGCGCACGAGCGTGGAGATCGCCCGGCTCACCGAGCGGCGCGGCTTCCACCGCTTCTGGGTGGCCGAGCACCACTCCATGCCCGGTGTCGCCTCGTCCTCCCCGGCCGTGATCCTGGCGCACATCGCCGCCCATACCGAGCGCATCCGGCTCGGCTCCGGCGGGGTGATGCTGCCCAACCACGCGCCCCTCGTGATCGCGGAGCAGTTCGGCACCCTGGAGGCGATGGCGCCGGGCAGGATCGACCTCGGCCTCGGCCGCGCCCCCGGTACGGACGGGGCGACGGCGGCGGCCCTGCGGCGCAGCGACCGGCTCAACGAGGGGGCGGACGACTTCCCGCAGCAGCTCATGGAGCTGATCCGCTTCCTGGACGACACGTTCCCCGACGGGCACCCGTACAGCCGGATCCATGCCGTGCCGGGCCCGGTCCAGGCGACCGCTCCCGGTGGCGTGCAGTCCGCGCACCGGCCGCCGGTCTGGCTGCTGGGCTCCTCCGGCTTCAGCGCACGGCTGGCCGGCACGCTCGGGCTGCCGTTCGCCTTCGCGCACCACTTCTCGGCGCAGAACACCATCCCCGCGCTCGACCTGTACCGCGAGTCCTTCCGGCCGTCCGCCGTCCTGGACGCCCCGTACGCCCTCATCGGGGTCTCGGCGCTGGCCGCCGACGACGAGCGCGAGGCCCGTCGCCAGGTGCTGACCGGCGCCCTGTCCATGGTCCGGCTGCGCTCCGGCCGTCCGGGGCTGATCCCGAGTCCCGAGGAGGCGGAGGCGTACGCCTTCTCCCCGATGGAGCGGGAGTTCGTCGACGGCTGGCTCGCCAACGTGGTCCACGGCACCGCCGACGCGGTCCGGAGTGGTCTGGACGGTCTGGCCGAGCGGACCGGCGCGGACGAGCTGATGATCACCGCCAACGCGCACGGCGGGGACGCGCGGCTGCGCAGCTACGAGCTGATCGCGGACGCGTACGGCCTGCCGGCGACCGCGTAG
- a CDS encoding decarboxylase, whose product MTTVGLLYPGHAAEDDFPRTEILLDTDIRLPLFSTATGEDAYRADVLREQGAAARIAEGVEELRLAGAEALVWASSGGSFGQGWEGAHEQIATLARTAGLPASSTSVGFVHALREVGAGRVAVAAPCPEDVTGLFAQFLASAGVEVVATVSGGAATADTVASWGPDEVKRLVREADHPDAEVVLVPDTALHTTAYIPELEELIGKPVLTANQVTVWEGLRLTDRRTWAPTLGTLFATREPVLRQLEPKGIEVRE is encoded by the coding sequence ATGACGACCGTAGGACTTCTCTACCCGGGCCACGCCGCCGAGGACGACTTCCCACGGACCGAGATCCTGCTCGACACCGACATCCGGCTGCCCCTGTTCTCCACCGCGACCGGAGAGGACGCCTACCGTGCCGACGTGCTGCGCGAGCAGGGCGCGGCCGCCCGGATCGCCGAAGGCGTCGAGGAGCTGCGGCTCGCCGGGGCCGAGGCGCTGGTGTGGGCCTCCAGCGGCGGCAGCTTCGGGCAGGGCTGGGAGGGCGCCCACGAGCAGATCGCCACGCTCGCGCGGACGGCGGGCCTGCCCGCGTCCAGCACCTCCGTCGGCTTCGTCCACGCGCTGCGGGAGGTGGGTGCGGGCCGGGTCGCCGTCGCCGCGCCCTGTCCGGAGGACGTCACCGGGCTCTTCGCGCAATTCCTGGCATCGGCGGGCGTCGAGGTGGTGGCGACCGTGTCCGGCGGGGCCGCCACGGCGGACACGGTCGCCTCCTGGGGGCCGGACGAGGTGAAGCGGCTGGTGCGGGAGGCGGACCACCCGGACGCCGAGGTGGTGCTGGTCCCGGACACCGCCCTGCACACCACCGCGTACATCCCCGAGCTGGAGGAGCTGATCGGCAAGCCCGTCCTCACGGCCAACCAGGTCACGGTCTGGGAGGGCCTGCGCCTCACGGACCGGCGGACCTGGGCCCCCACACTCGGCACCCTGTTCGCCACCCGCGAGCCGGTACTGCGACAGCTGGAGCCGAAGGGCATCGAGGTACGGGAGTAG
- the ehuD gene encoding ectoine/hydroxyectoine ABC transporter permease subunit EhuD, with translation MNGFDRNAVGESLPLLLEGFRVTLLATVLGTLVAAVLGLVVAVAGRAPSRFVTVPVRAVTEFVRSTPLLVQLVGAAALFNTVEPLYIGIAVLGVHYAAYTSEVYRAGIDGVPKGQWEACRALSLSPRRTWQAVILPQAVRNVLPALGNYAISMFKETPFLAVITVQEMVFEARKYGADHFAYTEVFTLAGLVFLVASYPTSLLMRKLEKRLGH, from the coding sequence GTGAACGGCTTCGACCGGAACGCCGTCGGGGAGTCCCTGCCCCTCCTGCTGGAAGGGTTCCGGGTCACCCTGCTCGCCACGGTGCTCGGCACCCTGGTGGCCGCCGTGCTGGGACTGGTCGTCGCGGTGGCCGGCCGTGCGCCCAGCCGGTTCGTGACCGTGCCGGTGCGCGCCGTCACGGAGTTCGTCCGCTCCACTCCGCTGCTGGTGCAACTGGTGGGCGCGGCAGCCCTGTTCAACACGGTGGAGCCGCTGTACATCGGCATCGCGGTGCTGGGAGTCCACTACGCCGCGTACACCTCCGAGGTCTACCGGGCCGGGATCGACGGCGTGCCGAAGGGCCAGTGGGAGGCGTGCCGCGCGCTCTCGCTGTCGCCCCGGCGGACCTGGCAGGCCGTGATCCTGCCGCAGGCGGTGCGCAACGTGCTGCCCGCGCTCGGGAACTACGCGATCTCGATGTTCAAGGAGACGCCGTTCCTCGCCGTGATCACGGTGCAGGAGATGGTCTTCGAGGCCCGGAAGTACGGGGCCGACCACTTCGCGTACACCGAGGTGTTCACCCTCGCCGGCCTGGTCTTCCTGGTCGCGAGCTACCCCACGTCGCTGTTGATGAGGAAGCTGGAGAAGCGCCTTGGCCACTGA